A stretch of the Paucidesulfovibrio longus DSM 6739 genome encodes the following:
- a CDS encoding WbqC family protein: MRIIISQPRYLPVPCYLSRLLHSDLFVILDDVQRQYLGVENRNKILTAKGPRWLSVPISSSRKAMIQDAEISGNAWVADHYNSIASHYKNAPCFNQEWLDSLFSVLRDIGPDGAPYADVIVDYLTALCGFFGFKPNLVRSSTLDIDHEETGPAHLYSIAEAVGASHYISGANGIHYGIDAVFPEEMLLFHHYEPLAYPQFNAEAFVPWMCFWDMLFNVGYEETVRHINEPLALKCLNGDAFDADA; this comes from the coding sequence ATGCGAATCATCATCAGCCAGCCACGCTACCTGCCAGTCCCGTGCTATCTCAGCCGCTTGCTCCACAGCGATCTTTTCGTCATCCTCGACGACGTGCAGCGCCAGTATCTCGGAGTGGAAAACCGGAACAAGATCCTGACGGCCAAAGGGCCGCGCTGGCTGAGCGTGCCCATCTCCTCTTCGCGCAAGGCCATGATCCAGGACGCCGAAATATCCGGCAACGCCTGGGTCGCGGACCACTACAACAGCATCGCCTCCCACTACAAGAACGCCCCCTGCTTCAACCAGGAATGGCTCGATTCCCTGTTCTCGGTCCTGCGGGACATCGGCCCGGACGGCGCTCCCTACGCGGACGTCATCGTCGATTACCTGACGGCCCTTTGCGGGTTCTTCGGGTTCAAGCCGAATCTCGTGCGGTCGAGCACGCTGGACATCGACCACGAGGAGACCGGACCCGCCCATCTCTATTCCATTGCCGAGGCCGTGGGGGCGAGTCATTACATTTCCGGCGCCAACGGCATTCATTACGGGATCGACGCGGTCTTTCCCGAAGAGATGCTGCTGTTTCACCATTACGAACCGCTCGCATATCCCCAGTTCAACGCCGAAGCGTTCGTTCCCTGGATGTGCTTCTGGGATATGCTTTTCAACGTCGGGTACGAGGAAACCGTTCGTCACATCAACGAACCCCTGGCCCTGAAATGTCTCAATGGAGATGCTTTCGATGCCGATGCTTAA
- a CDS encoding PIG-L deacetylase family protein, with protein sequence MIDFRNKKILVVAAHPDDEILGCGGTLVRAFKEGAQANILLLGEGPTARTDTPAESGRQQAEKDRTTLLEKLRGFSRHEVGLECACFPDNRFDSVALLDIVQWIEARALPFEPDLVFTQHVGDLNNDHVLTQRAVLTVFRPLPTLRIPQIFSFEVMSSTEYGVPGDSVFQPNCYVDIAEELEDKQALLECYDSEMRPFPHPRSYEAVRAQARLRGAQCGCAAAEAFMFLRGVAYR encoded by the coding sequence ATGATCGATTTTCGGAACAAGAAGATTCTCGTGGTCGCGGCGCATCCGGATGATGAAATCCTGGGCTGCGGCGGAACGCTGGTCCGGGCCTTCAAGGAAGGCGCACAGGCGAACATCCTGTTGCTGGGCGAAGGCCCGACCGCCAGGACGGACACGCCCGCCGAGAGCGGGCGGCAGCAGGCGGAAAAAGACCGGACCACGCTCCTGGAGAAGCTGCGCGGCTTTTCCCGGCACGAGGTCGGGCTGGAGTGCGCGTGCTTTCCGGACAACCGTTTCGACTCCGTGGCCCTGCTGGACATCGTGCAGTGGATCGAGGCGCGGGCTCTGCCCTTCGAGCCGGACCTGGTCTTCACGCAGCACGTCGGCGACCTCAACAACGACCATGTCCTGACCCAGCGGGCCGTCCTGACGGTTTTCCGGCCGTTGCCGACGCTGCGCATCCCGCAGATATTCTCATTTGAGGTTATGTCCAGCACCGAGTATGGAGTCCCCGGAGATTCGGTTTTCCAGCCCAACTGCTATGTGGACATCGCCGAGGAACTTGAAGACAAGCAGGCTCTGCTTGAATGCTACGACTCCGAGATGCGTCCGTTTCCCCATCCGCGAAGCTACGAGGCCGTTCGCGCCCAGGCTAGGCTGCGCGGGGCGCAGTGCGGCTGCGCCGCCGCCGAGGCCTTCATGTTCCTGCGGGGAGTCGCGTATCGCTAG
- the pseG gene encoding UDP-2,4-diacetamido-2,4,6-trideoxy-beta-L-altropyranose hydrolase, with protein MLLIICADATPEIGAGHVMRCIALAHSWKALGGQVVFLGRLSIPWVRERILRSGFSAAEESRSHCRISPEEFADRLETVEAGFPSDGERTWVVLDGYHFTPAHHHAARANGRRSLVVDDNNHLPEYEADILFNQNTAAETFRYAGAIGRKCLGHRYVLIRPEFLEAKPLRDASPGKTSADVILATFGGSDTGAFFQDSIAWLRSLDLAGYTLRVVAGESDKAALKRAAQAVAGEVEILDHVENMAELLLDTDFCITAGGSTCWELCYLGIPFAVFSIADNQRDNVRFLEENEICFPKDPAAINSALADMSLFAEHVRRMTALVDGRGAERLCRAMRGWDAPEPTLRRATKDDVHFVFELVNDPLVRETAFTPGRISFETHQAWFARFLESDDIFLIAERGGQPCGYVRFEHAEGGLMITIAVGAESRGGGIGKDMLRKGCALAARIAPGLPFLAYVKAENLPSQNLFLSVGFRRKKRLVHRSADVWSFELQQVEQ; from the coding sequence ATGCTGCTGATCATTTGTGCCGATGCCACGCCTGAGATCGGTGCCGGGCATGTCATGCGCTGCATTGCCCTGGCGCATTCCTGGAAGGCGCTGGGGGGGCAGGTCGTCTTTCTGGGGCGGCTTTCGATTCCCTGGGTTCGGGAGCGCATCCTGCGGAGCGGGTTTTCCGCCGCGGAAGAGTCCAGGTCCCATTGCCGCATCTCTCCTGAGGAATTCGCAGACAGGCTGGAAACCGTCGAGGCCGGATTCCCGTCGGACGGCGAACGGACCTGGGTCGTTCTTGACGGCTACCATTTCACACCGGCCCATCATCATGCTGCCCGCGCGAACGGACGGCGCTCCCTTGTCGTGGACGACAACAATCATCTGCCCGAGTACGAAGCCGACATTCTCTTCAACCAGAACACCGCGGCGGAGACGTTTCGCTACGCCGGGGCCATAGGCCGGAAGTGCCTGGGGCATCGCTACGTCCTGATCCGCCCGGAATTTCTCGAAGCAAAGCCCCTCCGGGACGCCAGCCCCGGAAAAACCTCGGCGGACGTGATCCTGGCGACTTTCGGAGGCAGCGATACAGGGGCCTTCTTCCAGGATTCCATCGCCTGGCTCCGCTCCCTCGACCTTGCCGGGTATACGCTGCGCGTCGTCGCGGGGGAAAGCGACAAGGCCGCCTTGAAGCGGGCCGCCCAAGCTGTTGCGGGCGAAGTGGAGATCCTCGACCACGTTGAAAACATGGCCGAGCTGCTTCTGGATACGGATTTCTGCATTACGGCTGGCGGTTCGACGTGCTGGGAATTGTGCTATCTCGGAATTCCGTTCGCGGTCTTTTCCATAGCCGACAACCAGCGCGACAATGTGCGGTTTCTCGAAGAGAACGAAATTTGTTTTCCAAAGGATCCGGCCGCGATCAACAGCGCCTTGGCGGACATGTCCCTATTCGCGGAGCATGTCCGGCGCATGACCGCCCTTGTGGACGGCCGGGGAGCGGAGCGCCTGTGCCGGGCCATGCGCGGGTGGGACGCGCCGGAGCCGACCTTGCGCCGGGCAACGAAAGACGACGTCCATTTCGTGTTCGAGCTGGTCAACGATCCCTTGGTGCGCGAAACGGCCTTCACTCCCGGCCGCATCTCCTTTGAGACGCACCAGGCTTGGTTTGCGAGGTTTCTAGAATCGGACGACATCTTTCTCATTGCCGAACGCGGAGGCCAGCCGTGCGGATACGTTCGCTTTGAACATGCCGAGGGCGGATTGATGATCACCATCGCGGTCGGCGCGGAATCGCGCGGAGGCGGAATCGGCAAGGACATGCTCCGCAAGGGGTGCGCCCTGGCCGCGAGGATTGCCCCCGGACTGCCCTTTCTGGCATACGTCAAGGCGGAGAACCTTCCGTCCCAAAATCTGTTCCTGAGTGTCGGCTTCCGCAGGAAGAAACGGTTGGTTCATCGTTCCGCGGACGTCTGGTCGTTTGAATTGCAGCAGGTGGAGCAATGA
- a CDS encoding cytidylyltransferase domain-containing protein: MPSVASSNVVVLLQARTNSSRLPGKVLLPIRGIPVAVLGAKRAANTGLRVRLVTSTQASDDQLASVAAEHGVDCHRGSLDDVLERFVSALEGCAPDTIVVRITADNVFPDGEFIQDVLDEFLAAGCDFMTTVYPGNGVPLGIAAEVTTLGLLRLSNETTTSDYDREHVMPYIERNYRVAYFRGYSHFKTSMLRCTIDYLDDYIRVCRVFADVQDPLGITCKELMRMLAEKSSFVTTEDSAAKLIVRTVDADVGDDAGAGATRSYYSGVVENGIQQVQIGNAKPAAREKAAKTIGKLSCDNFRVISSLGLREALADPALDNGCAPAMVDALLYRLCMLLRRDMVDTVLLEEADWLDAQDGKIFERLCEQQRAGRLETLGAVVRTPEQLLRVLAEPAISVVQVPFLPDVQFFHAALDRLREAGRKRPLRVHACDVWLAGDDGRTGEEGAVGRKSWWEARCGEWSHAGGHALCAAYVNALDGIDGILVDVPDEGSMSSALATYGRRLPDGPERDRLERELRGESR, from the coding sequence GTGCCTAGCGTAGCGTCCTCCAACGTCGTGGTCCTGCTTCAGGCGCGGACCAATTCCTCCCGGCTTCCGGGCAAGGTGCTGCTGCCCATACGGGGCATTCCCGTGGCGGTTTTGGGGGCCAAGCGGGCGGCGAACACCGGATTGAGGGTCCGTCTGGTCACCTCCACCCAGGCCAGCGACGACCAGCTCGCCTCGGTGGCTGCGGAACATGGGGTCGATTGCCATCGCGGCAGCCTGGACGATGTGCTCGAACGCTTTGTCTCGGCCCTGGAGGGCTGCGCCCCGGATACGATCGTGGTCCGGATCACGGCGGACAATGTCTTTCCCGACGGCGAATTCATCCAGGACGTGCTCGACGAATTTCTCGCTGCCGGTTGCGACTTCATGACGACCGTGTATCCGGGGAACGGCGTGCCCCTGGGCATCGCGGCGGAGGTCACCACGCTGGGGCTGCTGCGGCTCTCCAACGAGACGACCACGAGCGACTACGACCGCGAACACGTCATGCCCTACATCGAAAGAAACTACAGGGTAGCGTATTTTCGGGGGTATTCGCATTTCAAGACCAGCATGTTGCGCTGCACCATCGACTACCTGGACGACTACATCCGGGTATGCCGGGTGTTTGCCGATGTTCAGGATCCCCTGGGCATCACCTGCAAGGAATTGATGCGCATGCTGGCGGAGAAGTCCTCCTTCGTCACGACCGAGGACTCGGCGGCAAAGCTGATCGTGCGGACCGTGGATGCGGATGTCGGCGACGACGCGGGAGCGGGCGCGACCAGATCCTACTATTCCGGTGTCGTGGAAAACGGCATCCAGCAGGTCCAGATCGGGAACGCGAAGCCTGCGGCGCGCGAAAAGGCGGCCAAGACCATCGGCAAGCTCTCCTGCGACAATTTCAGGGTCATCTCTTCGCTGGGGCTGCGCGAGGCGCTGGCCGATCCGGCGCTGGACAACGGCTGCGCGCCCGCCATGGTGGACGCGCTGCTGTACCGGCTCTGCATGCTGCTGCGGCGGGACATGGTCGACACCGTGCTGCTGGAGGAGGCGGATTGGCTGGACGCCCAGGACGGCAAAATCTTCGAGCGGCTCTGCGAGCAGCAGCGCGCGGGGCGTTTGGAGACGCTCGGAGCCGTGGTCCGCACTCCGGAGCAGCTTCTGCGGGTGCTTGCGGAGCCGGCCATTTCCGTCGTGCAGGTGCCGTTCCTGCCGGATGTGCAATTTTTCCATGCCGCCCTGGACCGTCTGCGCGAGGCTGGCCGGAAAAGGCCGCTTCGGGTGCATGCGTGCGACGTCTGGCTGGCCGGGGACGACGGCAGAACCGGGGAAGAAGGCGCGGTTGGCCGGAAATCCTGGTGGGAGGCGCGCTGCGGAGAATGGAGCCATGCCGGCGGCCATGCGCTGTGCGCCGCCTATGTGAACGCGCTGGACGGAATCGACGGGATTCTTGTGGACGTGCCGGACGAAGGCTCGATGTCTTCCGCGCTCGCGACGTACGGTCGGCGGCTACCGGACGGTCCGGAGCGGGATCGGCTGGAACGGGAGCTGCGAGGGGAGAGCCGCTGA
- the pseC gene encoding UDP-4-amino-4,6-dideoxy-N-acetyl-beta-L-altrosamine transaminase has protein sequence MIPYGHQRIDADDEQAVLDVLRSDWLTTGPKVDEFEQAICAFTDAKHGVAVSSGTAALHAAFHALGIGPGDEVVVPAMTFAATANAVLYCGGTPVFCDVLADNLLIDPERAEALITPRTKALVGVDYAGHPCDWDALRRIADKHSLALVADACHALGGKYHGRKVGTLADISVFSFHPVKHLTTGEGGMCVTDDAGLALKMRRFRNHGISTDARQREKAGGWYYEMTELGFNYRITDIQCALGISQLNKMPRSLEVRNAVARQYEQSFQGTGIAPLARDEDVLHAYHLFVVRVRERDKSFSALRQAGIGVNVHYIPVHLHPYYRERLGTKDGMCPVSEAAYREILSLPMWCGVEEHMEYICAEMKKVCGA, from the coding sequence ATGATTCCCTACGGTCACCAAAGGATCGACGCGGACGACGAGCAGGCGGTCCTGGATGTTCTGCGTTCGGACTGGCTGACCACCGGACCCAAGGTCGACGAGTTCGAGCAGGCGATCTGCGCCTTCACGGACGCGAAGCACGGCGTGGCCGTCTCTTCCGGCACGGCGGCCCTGCACGCCGCGTTTCACGCCCTGGGCATAGGCCCCGGAGACGAGGTCGTGGTGCCCGCCATGACCTTTGCGGCCACGGCCAACGCGGTGCTCTACTGCGGCGGGACGCCCGTGTTCTGCGATGTTCTGGCGGACAATCTGCTCATCGATCCCGAACGGGCGGAAGCGTTGATCACCCCCCGGACCAAGGCTTTGGTCGGCGTGGACTATGCCGGGCACCCCTGCGACTGGGACGCCCTGCGGCGCATTGCGGACAAGCATTCCCTCGCCCTGGTGGCGGACGCCTGCCACGCCTTGGGCGGCAAGTATCATGGCCGCAAGGTCGGCACCCTGGCCGACATCTCGGTGTTCAGCTTCCATCCGGTCAAGCATCTGACCACGGGCGAAGGCGGCATGTGCGTCACCGACGACGCCGGGCTTGCCTTGAAGATGCGCCGCTTCCGCAATCACGGCATCAGCACCGACGCCCGCCAGCGGGAAAAGGCCGGGGGCTGGTACTACGAAATGACCGAGCTCGGATTCAACTACCGCATCACGGACATCCAGTGCGCGCTCGGCATCAGCCAATTGAACAAAATGCCCCGATCCCTGGAGGTCCGCAACGCCGTGGCGCGGCAGTACGAGCAGAGCTTTCAGGGAACGGGAATCGCGCCTCTGGCGCGTGACGAGGACGTGCTCCACGCCTATCACCTGTTCGTGGTCCGCGTCCGCGAGCGGGACAAGAGCTTTTCCGCGCTGCGGCAGGCCGGAATCGGTGTCAACGTGCATTACATTCCCGTGCACCTGCACCCGTACTACCGGGAGCGGCTGGGCACCAAGGACGGCATGTGCCCCGTTTCCGAGGCCGCGTATCGGGAGATCCTCAGCCTGCCCATGTGGTGCGGGGTCGAGGAGCACATGGAGTACATCTGTGCCGAGATGAAGAAGGTGTGCGGTGCCTAG
- the pseB gene encoding UDP-N-acetylglucosamine 4,6-dehydratase (inverting) produces MFNGKTILITGGTGSFGKKCVRTLLDSYEPKKVIVFSRDELKQFEMAQDFPEDKYPNLRFFIGDVRDKERLYRAFHGVDIVIHAAAMKQVPAAEYNPFEAVKTNILGAQNIIDAAIDTGVRRVVALSTDKAASPANLYGATKLCSDKLFIAGNSYSSARETRFSVVRYGNVVGSRGSVIPFFRKIAESGANKLPITDPRMTRFWITLENGVQFVLDSLERMSGGELYVPKLPSMNILDLAKAIAPHCEIDVVGIRPGEKLHEIMITQDDARHTVEYDSYYVIRPEHRQPGIEYSDEGCTPVPEGFEYNSRDNAQWLDIPKLQEMIEDL; encoded by the coding sequence ATGTTTAACGGAAAAACGATCCTGATCACCGGAGGCACCGGCTCCTTCGGCAAGAAGTGCGTGCGGACGCTGCTCGACAGCTATGAGCCCAAGAAGGTGATCGTCTTCAGCCGGGACGAGCTGAAGCAGTTCGAGATGGCCCAGGACTTCCCTGAGGACAAGTACCCCAACCTGCGCTTCTTCATCGGCGACGTGCGCGACAAGGAACGCCTGTATCGCGCCTTCCACGGCGTCGATATCGTGATCCACGCCGCCGCCATGAAGCAGGTTCCCGCTGCCGAATACAACCCGTTCGAGGCGGTCAAGACCAACATCCTCGGCGCCCAGAACATCATCGACGCGGCCATCGACACCGGCGTGCGGCGGGTGGTCGCGCTCTCCACGGACAAGGCGGCCAGCCCGGCCAATCTTTACGGCGCCACCAAGCTCTGCTCGGACAAACTCTTCATCGCCGGCAATTCCTACAGCTCCGCCAGGGAAACGCGCTTCAGCGTGGTCCGGTACGGAAACGTGGTCGGCAGCCGGGGCAGCGTCATTCCCTTTTTCCGCAAGATCGCCGAGTCCGGGGCCAATAAGCTGCCCATCACCGATCCGCGCATGACCCGGTTCTGGATCACCCTTGAGAACGGGGTGCAATTCGTGCTGGATTCGCTGGAAAGAATGAGCGGCGGAGAACTTTACGTGCCCAAGCTGCCGTCCATGAACATCCTGGACCTGGCCAAGGCCATTGCGCCGCATTGCGAGATCGACGTGGTCGGCATCCGCCCCGGCGAAAAGCTGCACGAGATCATGATCACCCAGGACGACGCGCGGCATACCGTCGAATACGATTCGTACTACGTCATCCGGCCGGAGCATCGGCAGCCCGGCATCGAGTACAGCGACGAGGGCTGCACGCCCGTTCCCGAAGGATTTGAGTACAATTCCAGGGACAACGCCCAGTGGCTCGACATCCCCAAACTGCAAGAAATGATCGAGGACTTATGA
- a CDS encoding glycosyltransferase, with protein MSKYRILFTETGTQGGGSFQSLYQMVQALDRELFEPIVVFVNRTRFYDLMLEAGVETHLLRDWVFTKTVPWFLQKRLEHLEEGVFRRMPFLGESVVRLVHGPLIRELRQIIRERNVNLLYLNDQIDRDIFGCCVAKDMGIPLMCHLRSRNGEPFTPAKAEFANRHVGAYIPNARVVKEYWEARGVDPQKSFLIYNGMPVFRIEPLDLEAEFGVLASSKKIVCVSRLIPEKGHSFLLEGYAEYTRRGGDALLFVVGDGRSRADLEKRTEELGIAGRVVYTGMDLRAKEIVAACDVLVQPSEFDSFGRTVPEAMMIGTPVVATDVGSIREIIRHAENGMLVPFGDAPALADALERVLRDAALAARLARAAGEDVRNEFSIEAKVAQIRNLMLALLEGKAPGGAKGA; from the coding sequence ATGTCCAAATATAGAATACTGTTCACCGAAACCGGAACGCAGGGCGGCGGATCGTTCCAGAGTCTCTACCAGATGGTGCAGGCCCTGGACCGCGAACTGTTCGAGCCCATAGTGGTGTTCGTGAACAGGACGCGGTTTTATGATTTGATGCTTGAGGCAGGGGTGGAAACGCACCTGCTGCGGGACTGGGTGTTTACCAAGACCGTGCCCTGGTTCCTGCAAAAGCGGCTGGAGCACCTCGAAGAGGGCGTGTTCCGGAGGATGCCGTTCCTCGGCGAAAGCGTGGTTCGCCTGGTGCATGGACCGCTGATCCGGGAGCTGCGGCAGATCATCCGGGAGCGGAACGTGAACCTGCTGTACCTCAACGACCAGATCGACCGGGATATTTTCGGCTGCTGCGTGGCCAAGGACATGGGCATTCCCTTGATGTGCCACCTGCGGTCGAGGAACGGTGAACCCTTCACCCCGGCCAAGGCCGAATTTGCCAACCGCCACGTTGGAGCGTATATCCCGAACGCCCGCGTGGTGAAGGAATACTGGGAAGCGCGCGGCGTGGATCCGCAAAAGTCTTTTCTGATCTACAACGGCATGCCGGTCTTCCGGATCGAACCTCTCGATCTGGAAGCCGAATTCGGCGTTTTGGCGTCGAGCAAGAAGATCGTCTGCGTTTCCCGGCTGATTCCGGAAAAGGGGCATTCCTTTTTGCTGGAAGGCTATGCCGAATACACCCGCCGCGGCGGCGATGCCCTGCTTTTCGTGGTCGGGGACGGCCGCTCCCGCGCGGACCTGGAAAAGCGCACCGAAGAGCTTGGAATTGCCGGGCGCGTGGTCTATACGGGCATGGATTTGCGTGCCAAGGAAATCGTGGCGGCTTGCGACGTTCTTGTCCAGCCTTCGGAATTCGACTCCTTCGGGCGCACCGTTCCCGAAGCCATGATGATCGGCACCCCGGTCGTGGCCACGGACGTGGGCAGCATCCGGGAGATCATCCGGCATGCAGAGAACGGCATGCTTGTCCCGTTCGGCGATGCTCCGGCGCTGGCGGACGCGCTGGAGCGGGTGCTGCGGGACGCAGCCCTCGCTGCTCGCCTGGCCCGCGCCGCGGGCGAGGATGTCCGCAATGAATTTTCCATCGAGGCCAAGGTGGCCCAGATACGGAACCTGATGCTTGCGCTGCTGGAAGGCAAGGCCCCTGGCGGGGCGAAAGGCGCATAA
- the asnB gene encoding asparagine synthase (glutamine-hydrolyzing), producing MCGICIWVRRRGGVDGNRLAEAAELLRHRGPDARNVFLWERGGRNPLHWGRENPRSGAEYDVGLAHARLSIIDLTDGGSQPMADAATGAGIVFNGEIYNYIELAAELAEGSLRTRSDTEVLLRHLLAQGPECLRRMNGMWAFALHRPDRRELLLGRDRYGKKPLFYYHGENDFIAASEYRAIFHILGVRRKLNPEFLFGFLSGKRIPTFEDGSSLYEGIRSLPAGCAMRFDLERHEPEIMRNNGIESFLAETPDPEALQGEIASAVELRLRSDVPVAVMVSGGVDSTMVAACIARNKAAKENVSFYTLDVNDPDDLRYSKELADALGIRLIEVPSRVDDAMFTETFNAIVRHYEAPVSFGLVALPGWLVCRKIAEDGNRVVLDGTGGDEVLGGYSPYFTLAMQELMRRRRMLPAMRLKRLTDEREGPEGAFKQVGSWWKFLRRSVFPKRGFRTKAEERAGFLLRHCNRVGADAAAEIVRQAYSRDRLADPTEYQIFDLLRGQMPSYLWMNDHNSMAHSIELRSPLLDYRLAKYVHLPMEYKYRNGFNKYHLRASLPDNVPDSVRWRKGKAGFGLMPPNFLERNEKRFRAAVLESALLRELFDMPSLVREMDEARKHWKLKSLPQQLYALALFEEHYPDVQI from the coding sequence ATGTGCGGGATCTGCATCTGGGTTCGTCGCAGGGGCGGCGTGGACGGCAACCGTCTGGCCGAGGCCGCCGAGCTTTTGCGGCACCGCGGGCCGGACGCCCGCAACGTGTTCCTCTGGGAACGCGGCGGCAGAAACCCTCTGCACTGGGGCCGCGAAAATCCGCGTTCCGGCGCGGAATACGACGTGGGGCTGGCCCACGCCCGGCTTTCCATCATCGACCTCACGGACGGCGGCAGCCAGCCCATGGCCGACGCGGCCACGGGCGCGGGCATCGTCTTCAACGGCGAGATCTACAACTACATCGAGCTGGCGGCCGAGCTGGCCGAAGGCAGCCTGCGGACGCGCTCGGACACGGAGGTGCTCCTGCGCCACCTGCTCGCGCAGGGGCCGGAGTGCCTGCGCCGCATGAACGGCATGTGGGCCTTTGCCCTGCACAGGCCGGACAGGCGGGAGCTGCTGCTCGGCCGCGACCGTTACGGCAAGAAGCCGCTTTTTTATTACCACGGCGAGAACGATTTCATCGCCGCGTCCGAATATCGAGCCATATTCCATATCCTCGGCGTCCGGCGGAAGCTCAATCCCGAATTCCTCTTCGGTTTTCTTTCCGGCAAACGCATTCCCACCTTCGAGGACGGCTCTTCCCTCTATGAAGGCATCCGCAGCCTGCCTGCGGGGTGCGCCATGCGCTTCGACCTGGAGCGGCACGAGCCGGAAATCATGCGCAACAACGGCATCGAGAGCTTTCTGGCCGAGACGCCGGATCCGGAAGCGCTCCAGGGGGAAATCGCCTCGGCAGTGGAGTTGCGCCTGCGCTCGGACGTTCCCGTGGCCGTGATGGTCTCCGGCGGGGTGGACTCGACCATGGTCGCGGCCTGCATCGCCCGGAACAAGGCCGCGAAGGAGAACGTCTCCTTCTACACCCTGGACGTGAACGATCCGGACGACCTGCGGTATTCCAAGGAGCTGGCCGACGCGCTCGGCATCCGGCTCATCGAGGTGCCGTCCCGGGTGGACGATGCCATGTTCACGGAGACCTTCAACGCCATCGTGCGCCACTACGAGGCTCCGGTCAGTTTCGGGCTGGTGGCGTTGCCGGGCTGGTTGGTCTGCCGCAAGATCGCCGAGGACGGCAACCGAGTGGTCTTGGACGGCACGGGCGGGGATGAAGTCCTGGGCGGCTATTCCCCCTATTTCACCCTGGCCATGCAGGAACTGATGCGCCGTCGCCGGATGCTTCCGGCCATGCGTCTGAAACGGCTCACCGATGAGCGCGAAGGCCCGGAAGGCGCGTTCAAGCAGGTGGGAAGCTGGTGGAAGTTCCTTCGGCGCAGCGTGTTTCCCAAGCGGGGCTTCCGGACCAAGGCCGAGGAACGGGCCGGCTTCCTTTTGCGCCACTGCAACAGGGTCGGAGCGGACGCCGCAGCCGAAATCGTGCGGCAGGCATACTCGCGCGACAGGCTGGCCGATCCCACGGAATATCAGATCTTCGACCTTTTGCGCGGACAGATGCCGTCCTATCTCTGGATGAACGACCACAACAGCATGGCCCATTCCATAGAGCTGCGCTCGCCGCTGCTGGACTACCGTCTTGCCAAGTACGTGCATCTTCCCATGGAATACAAGTATCGGAACGGATTCAATAAATATCATCTGCGCGCCAGCCTGCCGGACAACGTTCCGGACTCGGTGCGCTGGCGCAAGGGCAAGGCGGGTTTCGGCCTCATGCCGCCGAATTTTCTGGAGCGCAACGAAAAGCGGTTCCGGGCTGCCGTGCTGGAAAGCGCGCTGCTTCGGGAGCTGTTCGACATGCCGTCCCTGGTCCGGGAAATGGACGAGGCCAGAAAGCACTGGAAGTTGAAGAGCCTGCCGCAGCAGCTCTACGCCCTGGCCCTGTTCGAGGAGCATTATCCGGATGTCCAAATATAG